A genomic stretch from Terriglobales bacterium includes:
- a CDS encoding electron transfer flavoprotein subunit beta/FixA family protein — translation MKILVCMKQVPQKDAPLKLNEAGNWIREDTSYEVNEPDAFALEEALQQKEKAGGGEVVVITAGPARAQQVLREALAKGADRAIHLEDDGFVTLDALNTARAFAAAIKDEKFDMIFTGLQSDDYGFAQTGVILAELLGWPHATIIMEIKKGGAPGSSNEAAGIRVKRELEAGYFQYVDMPLPAVLTIQSGLNKLRYATLIGIKQAKNKPLRKVTRAEVGSALAPNQQKIERLYVPQKTKQTEMLQGAPAEVAKKLVEKLRNEVRVL, via the coding sequence ATGAAGATCCTGGTCTGTATGAAGCAGGTCCCGCAGAAAGATGCCCCGCTTAAGCTCAACGAGGCCGGCAACTGGATCCGTGAGGACACCAGCTACGAAGTGAACGAGCCCGATGCCTTCGCCCTGGAAGAGGCGCTTCAGCAGAAAGAAAAGGCCGGAGGCGGTGAAGTCGTGGTGATCACCGCCGGTCCGGCGCGCGCCCAGCAGGTGCTGCGTGAGGCGCTGGCTAAGGGCGCCGACCGCGCCATCCACCTGGAAGACGACGGCTTCGTCACCCTCGATGCGCTCAACACGGCGCGCGCCTTCGCGGCCGCCATCAAGGACGAAAAGTTCGACATGATTTTTACCGGCCTGCAGTCCGACGACTACGGCTTCGCGCAGACCGGGGTGATCCTGGCGGAACTCTTGGGCTGGCCGCACGCCACCATCATCATGGAGATCAAGAAGGGCGGCGCGCCGGGTTCCTCGAATGAAGCCGCTGGCATCCGGGTCAAGCGCGAACTCGAAGCCGGCTATTTCCAGTACGTGGATATGCCTTTGCCCGCCGTGCTGACCATCCAGTCCGGGCTCAACAAGCTGCGCTACGCCACGCTCATCGGCATCAAGCAGGCCAAGAACAAGCCGCTGCGCAAGGTGACGCGAGCGGAAGTCGGGAGCGCCCTGGCTCCCAACCAGCAGAAGATCGAGCGGTTGTACGTGCCGCAAAAAACCAAGCAGACGGAGATGCTGCAGGGCGCGCCCGCCGAAGTCGCGAAGAAGCTGGTGGAGAAGCTGCGCAACGAGGTGCGTGTCCTGTGA
- a CDS encoding GNAT family N-acetyltransferase — MKPAALAIREATLADAPEIMRHRRLMFRDMGFTDEAALDAMHATSEPYILAGLKDGSYRGWLAVAADGRVMGGGGVVVHAWLTHPLNLNPHRAYVLNVYVYAEFRRQGVARRLMEVIVEWCRDRGFPVVWLHASDEGRPLYTSMGFVSTNEMRLTLKPNQDSGETA; from the coding sequence ATGAAGCCCGCAGCCCTCGCCATTCGCGAAGCTACGCTCGCCGACGCGCCGGAAATCATGCGCCACCGGCGGCTGATGTTCCGCGACATGGGTTTCACGGACGAAGCCGCGCTCGATGCCATGCACGCGACCAGCGAGCCCTACATCCTGGCGGGCCTGAAGGACGGCAGCTACCGCGGCTGGCTGGCCGTGGCGGCGGACGGCCGGGTCATGGGCGGTGGCGGGGTCGTTGTGCATGCATGGCTGACACACCCGCTCAATCTCAATCCACATCGGGCGTACGTGCTGAACGTGTACGTGTATGCCGAGTTCCGCCGCCAGGGCGTCGCTCGACGCTTGATGGAAGTCATCGTCGAATGGTGCCGCGACCGCGGCTTTCCCGTGGTCTGGCTGCATGCCAGCGACGAAGGCCGCCCGCTCTATACATCCATGGGATTCGTGTCCACGAACGAGATGCGATTGACTCTCAAACCGAATCAAGACTCCGGAGAAACCGCATGA
- a CDS encoding carbon-nitrogen hydrolase family protein — translation MKSKPKPVRVAVIQAAPVYLDLAASVAKAKRLMREAARKGAKLVAFGETWLPGYPAWLDSCPDAALWNHKPVKQVFARLRQNSLSLDSKEAGALARSARELGLTVVMGVNERVDSGPGNGTLYNSLITWGPDGRVLNVHRKLMPTYTERMVWGTGDGGGLEAVETAAGRVGGLICWEHWMPLARQAMHNSGEHIHVAVWPTAHDLHHLASRHYAFEGRCFVLCVGLMMPARDLPKELARPRGMKPTSLLCRGGSAIFAPDGSTVVDPVFERETILTADLDLSLIDEEKMTLDVSGHYARPDVFEFAVRAR, via the coding sequence ATGAAGAGCAAGCCCAAGCCTGTCCGCGTGGCCGTGATCCAGGCCGCGCCCGTGTATCTGGACCTGGCCGCCAGCGTGGCGAAGGCGAAGCGCCTGATGCGCGAGGCCGCCCGCAAAGGGGCGAAGCTGGTGGCCTTTGGCGAGACCTGGCTGCCCGGATATCCGGCGTGGCTGGATTCGTGTCCCGATGCCGCGCTCTGGAACCACAAGCCGGTGAAGCAGGTGTTCGCGCGGCTGCGGCAGAACAGCCTGAGCCTCGACAGCAAGGAGGCCGGTGCGCTGGCGCGCAGCGCCCGCGAACTGGGTCTGACTGTGGTCATGGGTGTGAACGAGCGCGTGGACTCCGGCCCCGGCAACGGCACTCTGTACAACTCGCTGATCACCTGGGGTCCTGACGGCAGGGTGCTGAACGTGCACCGCAAGCTGATGCCCACCTACACCGAGCGCATGGTGTGGGGGACGGGCGACGGCGGCGGGCTGGAAGCGGTGGAAACCGCAGCCGGGCGTGTGGGCGGGCTGATCTGCTGGGAGCATTGGATGCCTTTGGCCCGCCAGGCCATGCACAATTCCGGCGAGCACATCCACGTGGCGGTATGGCCCACGGCGCACGATCTGCACCACCTGGCCAGCCGGCATTACGCCTTCGAAGGCCGCTGCTTCGTGCTCTGCGTGGGGCTGATGATGCCCGCGCGCGACCTGCCCAAAGAACTGGCGCGCCCGCGCGGCATGAAGCCCACTTCCCTGCTGTGCCGCGGAGGCAGCGCCATCTTCGCTCCTGACGGCAGCACCGTGGTTGACCCGGTGTTCGAGCGCGAAACCATCCTCACCGCCGACCTCGACCTCTCCCTAATCGACGAGGAGAAGATGACACTCGACGTCAGCGGGCACTACGCGCGGCCGGACGTGTTCGAGTTCGCGGTGCGGGCCCGGTAA
- a CDS encoding HIT family protein, producing MSAKRPASRCVFCDIVAGAEKAAVVFRSEATLAFLDQRPLFPGHCLLVPLRHYETLADLPPEAVAPVFADVQLVARAVEEAMQAEGTLVAINNRVSQSVPHLHVHVVPRRRKDGLRGFFWPRQPYPDEAAREAVRQAIERVIARLQGQP from the coding sequence GTGTCCGCCAAGCGTCCAGCTTCGCGCTGCGTTTTTTGCGACATTGTGGCCGGCGCCGAAAAGGCTGCGGTCGTCTTCCGCAGCGAAGCTACCCTTGCTTTCCTCGACCAGCGGCCGCTCTTTCCCGGCCACTGCCTGCTGGTTCCGCTGCGACATTACGAGACGTTGGCGGACCTGCCGCCCGAAGCGGTAGCTCCCGTATTCGCGGACGTGCAACTGGTGGCCCGCGCCGTCGAGGAGGCTATGCAAGCCGAGGGGACGCTGGTGGCGATCAACAACCGCGTGAGCCAGAGCGTGCCGCACCTGCATGTGCACGTGGTACCCCGGCGCCGCAAGGACGGCCTGCGCGGATTCTTCTGGCCGCGGCAGCCCTATCCCGACGAGGCTGCGCGGGAAGCGGTGCGGCAAGCCATCGAGCGAGTCATCGCGCGACTTCAAGGACAACCCTGA
- a CDS encoding hemerythrin domain-containing protein yields MPRSDPRWNAVLECNNVLRSRLLTWELLLFQLANENFRSDTRLITILQFVRQLLEQDLSRSFATEELGLYSDAEEHQPDTRDLVQELRQEHDDLRESLESMHRQLSEATFETSERVRTAGMELAEAVRAHMRREEEELIPALVEGRYRVAG; encoded by the coding sequence ATGCCCAGATCCGACCCTCGATGGAATGCTGTTCTGGAGTGCAACAACGTGCTGCGCAGCCGATTGTTGACCTGGGAGCTGTTGCTGTTCCAGCTGGCAAACGAGAATTTCCGCTCTGATACGCGACTCATCACCATATTGCAGTTCGTACGTCAGTTGCTGGAACAGGACCTCAGCCGCAGCTTTGCGACGGAGGAATTGGGGCTGTACTCCGACGCTGAGGAGCATCAGCCCGACACGCGCGACCTGGTGCAGGAACTGCGCCAGGAACACGACGATCTGCGCGAAAGCCTGGAGAGCATGCACCGGCAACTGAGTGAAGCAACGTTCGAGACCTCGGAGCGGGTACGCACCGCCGGGATGGAGCTGGCGGAGGCCGTGCGGGCGCACATGCGACGCGAAGAAGAGGAGCTCATTCCCGCCCTGGTCGAAGGACGTTACCGGGTCGCTGGTTAG
- a CDS encoding hemerythrin domain-containing protein — MNRNGEQWRAVLDCNEILRQRLMTWEVLLCKLTDGGCRSDKRLLAVLEQTLDLLDDGIERVCAAEETGPLPYAEEKFPRMRLLVEEVWREHQALRAQVQAMKMELNSAAGPTLRATGMELVQAVRAHICRNEEELIPALTDVCASITAATPTEGYVGAG; from the coding sequence ATGAATAGAAACGGTGAGCAGTGGAGGGCAGTTCTGGATTGCAACGAGATTCTGCGCCAACGCCTTATGACCTGGGAAGTCCTGCTGTGCAAGCTCACGGATGGCGGCTGCCGCTCGGACAAGCGCCTGCTGGCCGTGCTGGAGCAGACACTCGACCTTCTCGATGACGGCATCGAGCGCGTTTGCGCCGCTGAAGAAACCGGACCTTTACCGTACGCCGAGGAGAAGTTTCCCCGGATGCGCCTTCTGGTCGAGGAAGTGTGGCGGGAGCATCAGGCACTGCGCGCGCAGGTACAAGCCATGAAGATGGAATTGAACAGCGCCGCTGGCCCCACGCTCCGCGCCACGGGCATGGAGCTAGTCCAGGCGGTCCGTGCGCACATATGTCGAAACGAGGAAGAACTCATCCCGGCATTGACGGACGTGTGCGCTTCCATCACGGCAGCAACGCCTACAGAAGGCTATGTGGGCGCTGGGTAG
- a CDS encoding DUF4097 family beta strand repeat-containing protein, giving the protein MSRHLLICLLLASSLTAWAAPRRKTYPMNVPAGGVQTIVFDVEEGDFVLRGDPSVTEVRMNVSIDRAWIFKLGEEGILKRLIKISGEGTPELTIRTDIPRSISNWGRAQYPIDFEVVVPADTHLILRDTSGVIEVSGMKRDVEINDGSGTLTVRGVSGPLQVRKESGDVVIEDVTGKTTIESRSGQMKLRRLGEVTVAGSDGNIDLAQAASATIHNRGGNLNVAHVRGDLEIDDDSGEIVVTDVGGRVVLRDESGQIRLTRTGPVEISDTSGDVTVVDATGLRVLSKESGEVKVRNIGGAVEVAAGVKLKQE; this is encoded by the coding sequence GTGTCTCGACATCTGCTGATTTGCCTGCTGCTTGCCTCCAGCCTGACCGCGTGGGCTGCCCCGCGTCGCAAGACCTACCCAATGAATGTTCCTGCAGGCGGAGTGCAGACCATCGTGTTCGACGTCGAGGAAGGCGACTTCGTTCTGCGTGGCGATCCCTCGGTGACGGAAGTCCGCATGAACGTTTCCATCGACCGCGCCTGGATCTTCAAGTTGGGCGAGGAAGGCATTCTGAAGCGGCTGATCAAGATCTCGGGCGAAGGCACGCCGGAGCTGACCATCCGCACCGACATCCCGCGATCCATCTCCAACTGGGGCCGCGCGCAGTACCCGATCGACTTCGAAGTGGTCGTGCCCGCAGACACGCACTTGATCCTGCGCGACACTTCCGGCGTGATCGAGGTCTCCGGGATGAAGCGCGACGTCGAGATCAATGACGGCAGTGGAACGTTAACGGTGCGTGGGGTCAGCGGTCCGCTCCAGGTGCGCAAGGAATCCGGCGACGTCGTGATTGAGGATGTTACGGGCAAGACCACCATCGAAAGCCGCTCCGGGCAGATGAAACTCCGCCGCCTGGGCGAGGTGACCGTGGCCGGCTCCGACGGAAATATCGACCTGGCTCAGGCGGCCAGTGCCACCATCCATAACCGCGGCGGCAACCTTAATGTTGCGCACGTCCGTGGCGACCTGGAGATTGACGACGATTCCGGTGAGATCGTGGTCACCGACGTCGGCGGCCGCGTCGTTCTGCGCGATGAATCGGGGCAGATCCGCCTGACCCGCACCGGCCCGGTCGAGATCTCCGATACCTCCGGCGACGTCACGGTGGTGGACGCGACGGGATTACGGGTGCTGTCCAAGGAGTCCGGCGAAGTCAAGGTCCGCAATATCGGTGGAGCCGTCGAGGTTGCCGCCGGCGTCAAGCTCAAGCAGGAGTAG
- a CDS encoding DinB family protein, whose translation MRRKALISGLVFLSLVASTAAQQAPAAAAAKPDERPEVQKVLDRQLDTIERLFVGAAEAMPAEKFEFVPTGGEFKEVRTFAQQIKHLAAANLAIAAALKGEKSPYTIPEIVSGPPDVKTRDEVLKLVKDSYAAAHQAIATIDAGNVTESIPDPFGGKMSRLALANLLATHGMDHYGQMVVYLRMNGVVPPASRRN comes from the coding sequence ATGAGACGAAAGGCACTGATCTCTGGTCTGGTATTCCTCAGCTTGGTAGCGAGCACGGCGGCGCAGCAAGCACCGGCAGCGGCGGCCGCCAAACCCGACGAGCGGCCGGAGGTGCAGAAAGTTCTGGATCGCCAGCTCGACACCATTGAGCGGCTGTTCGTCGGTGCTGCCGAAGCCATGCCTGCCGAGAAGTTCGAATTCGTGCCCACCGGCGGCGAATTCAAGGAGGTGCGCACCTTCGCGCAGCAGATCAAGCACCTAGCCGCCGCCAATCTGGCCATCGCGGCCGCATTGAAGGGCGAAAAATCGCCGTACACGATTCCGGAGATCGTTAGCGGGCCTCCCGACGTGAAAACCCGCGATGAGGTCCTGAAGCTGGTGAAGGATTCCTATGCGGCTGCGCATCAGGCCATTGCGACCATCGACGCAGGAAACGTGACCGAAAGCATTCCCGATCCCTTCGGAGGCAAGATGTCGCGCCTGGCTCTGGCCAACCTGCTGGCCACCCACGGCATGGACCACTACGGCCAGATGGTCGTCTATCTCCGCATGAACGGGGTGGTACCGCCGGCCAGCCGTCGCAACTGA
- a CDS encoding sulfurtransferase — translation MAEYAHPEVLVSTDWVAQHHKDPKVAIVEVDVDTNAYSEGHVPGAIAWAWNTQLCDTVRRDILSKEAFEELMAASGINSDTTVVLYGDNNNWFAAWALWQAKIYGHKDVRLMNGGRKKWLAEGRELSTDVPTKAARTQYKAAAPDLSLRAFLPQVQEAQTKHAAALVDVRSPQEFSGEILAPPGLPETCQRGGHIPGARSIPWGKACNEDGTFRSADELKALYGGEGIDGSKPVIAYCRIGERSSHTWFVLKYLLGYKNVVNYDGSWTEWGNLVGAPVEKGPAAASKAA, via the coding sequence ATGGCTGAGTACGCGCATCCCGAAGTCTTGGTGAGCACCGATTGGGTGGCGCAACATCACAAGGACCCCAAAGTCGCAATCGTGGAAGTGGACGTGGACACCAACGCCTACAGCGAAGGCCACGTGCCCGGCGCTATCGCTTGGGCGTGGAATACGCAGCTCTGCGACACCGTGCGCCGCGACATTCTTTCCAAGGAAGCGTTCGAAGAACTGATGGCAGCTTCCGGCATCAACAGCGACACCACGGTCGTCCTTTACGGCGACAACAACAACTGGTTCGCCGCCTGGGCGCTGTGGCAGGCCAAGATCTACGGCCACAAGGACGTGCGCTTGATGAACGGCGGCCGCAAGAAATGGCTGGCCGAAGGGCGTGAACTCTCCACCGACGTTCCCACCAAGGCGGCCCGCACGCAATACAAGGCGGCGGCGCCGGACCTCTCCCTGCGCGCCTTCCTGCCCCAGGTGCAGGAAGCCCAGACCAAGCATGCAGCGGCGCTGGTCGACGTGCGCAGCCCGCAGGAGTTCAGCGGCGAAATCCTGGCTCCGCCGGGATTGCCGGAAACCTGCCAGCGCGGCGGCCACATCCCCGGAGCGCGCAGCATCCCCTGGGGCAAGGCCTGCAACGAAGACGGCACCTTCCGGTCCGCGGACGAGCTCAAGGCGCTGTACGGCGGCGAAGGCATCGACGGCTCCAAGCCGGTGATTGCCTATTGCCGCATCGGCGAGCGCTCCAGCCACACCTGGTTCGTGCTCAAGTACCTGCTCGGCTACAAGAACGTGGTCAACTACGACGGTTCCTGGACTGAGTGGGGCAACCTGGTGGGCGCGCCCGTGGAAAAGGGCCCCGCCGCCGCCAGCAAGGCCGCGTGA